In Nicotiana tabacum cultivar K326 chromosome 17, ASM71507v2, whole genome shotgun sequence, one DNA window encodes the following:
- the LOC107797330 gene encoding sodium/calcium exchanger NCL, which yields MPSLSLCFITIIFLLGKVQGRLLRINSSNQLISDGIDDRLNNQEYGQHLLSSGKICQQLYGIFPCANSIGGYIFLIVVYQYLLITGERLVSRGSKALFNILRTGIFGATIFQILKTFPRIVMFIASGVSASKEKAQNQISSGISTTVGATVFNLTLMWGICVIFGTKDMTEKSAAESSSPSKSFKGLSETGVTIDPKTSKTAGIMLLSLIPFALVQPVTAFNSFFARRILIFITLLVSVMLLLSYFLYQIFDPWMQERSLEYSKYENLLAGFLHHVQRHARGKLINEEGQPDIDVIKRLFLETDKDANKCLTLAELENLTLDIQSGKVKVDKDYAITKILNSFDQNNDKIIDEDEFVEGCKRWIEEAKQLAQSDDSNSKKILRKVVEQFTKKQRDEIAEIEHIMARILKHVQTQALEAGHLVNDDGSPNIERIKEIFHQYDFDRNNVITKPELEELIGSVKFGEVEINRDDSVKKVLRDFDKDGNNMIDEHEFVHGMTKWLNEAVKVTNCPDKKRAIDEYDKIKWSEVDKLVYEVEKDGEIKYKLLTWAFNKAMLQVLLGIAILTLCAKPLVISIEDLSDAMGMPSFLIPFVMVPLALNARMAIAAIFPASQKSSKTASLTFSEIYGGVIMNNIMGMTTLLAAVFIKDLRWDYSAEVLIVLVVCSVVGLLAFFTTTYPLWTCLLAFSLYPFSVLLFYLLECVFGWA from the exons ATGCCAAGCCTTTCATTATGCTTTATCACAATTATTTTTCTACTTGGAAAGGTCCAAGGAAGACTTCTAAGGATAAATTCTTCCAACCAATTGATCTCAGATGGAATTGATGATCGACTTAACAATCAAGAATATGGACAACACTTGCTTTCTTCAGGCAAAATATGTCAGCAGTTGTATGGTATTTTTCCATGTGCAAACAGCATAGGAGGTTACATTTTCTTGATAGTAGTATACCAGTACTTACTGATTACAGGAGAAAGACTGGTCTCAAGAGGAAGCAAGGCACTCTTCAATATTCTTCGCACTGGCATTTTTGGTGCCACTATTTTTCAAATCTTGAAGACTTTTCCCAGGATTGTCATGTTCATTG CATCTGGAGTTTCAGCAAGTAAAGAGAAAGCTCAGAATCAAATATCTTCAGGAATTAGCACTACAGTTGGAGCCACAGTCTTCAATCTTACTTTAATGTGGGGAATATGTGTGATATTTGGCACTAAAGACATGACAGAAAAATCAGCTGCAGAATCTTCTTCACCTTCCAAAAGTTTCAAGGGCCTAAGTG aAACTGGGGTTACAATTGACccaaaaacaagtaaaacagcTGGAATCATGCTCCTTTCCTTGATCCCATTTGCACTAGTTCAGCCAGTCACTGCTTTCAACTCATTCTTTGCAAGGCGTATTCTAATTTTCATCACGCTTTTGGTATCAGTCATGCTTTTGCTGTCATACTTTCTTTATCAG ATTTTTGATCCTTGGATGCAAGAAAGAAGTTTAGAATATTCCAAATATGAGAATTTGCTAGCAGGATTTCTGCATCATGTACAGAGGCATGCAAGAGGGAAGCTCATTAATGAAGAAGGGCAACCTGATATTGATGTCATCAAAAG ATTATTCCTAGAGACTGATAAAGATGCCAACAAATGCCTAACACTAGCCGAATTGGAGAATCTAACACTTGATATTCAATCAGGGAAAGTTAAGGTGGACAAAGATTATGCTATTACTAAGATATTGAATTCTTTTGATCAAAACAACGACAAAATAATCGACGAGGATGAGTTTGTAGAAGGATGCAAAAGATGGATAGAAGAAGCAAAGCAGTTAGCTCAAAGTGATGATTCAAATTCTAAAAAGATTTTACGCAAG GTTGTTGAGCAATTTACTAAAAAACAAAGGGATGAAATTGCTGAGATTGAGCATATAATGGCAAGAATTTTGAAGCATGTTCAAACCCAAGCATTAGAAGCTGGACACCTTGTCAATGATGATGGAAGCCCCAATATTGAACGGATTAAAGA AATCTTCCACCAGTATGACTTTGATAGGAATAACGTCATAACAAAACCTGAATTGGAAGAGCTAATAGGTTCAGTCAAGTTTGGAGAAGTTGAAATCAATCGCGATGACTCAGTTAAGAAAGTGTTGAGGGATTTTGATAAAGATGGTAATAACATGATCGACGAACATGAATTTGTCCATGGGATGACAAAATGGCTCAACGAGGCCGTTAAAGTGACTAATTGCCCTGACAAGAAaagggccattgatgaatatgaCAAG ATTAAGTGGAGTGAAGTTGACAAGTTAGTCTATGAGGTGGAAAAGGATGGAGAAATCAAGTATAAGTTGTTGACATGGGCATTTAACAAGGCTATGCTTCAAGTTTTATTGGGGATTGCAATACTGACTTTATGTGCAAAACCTCTTGTGATTAGTATAGAAGATTTATCAGATGCTATGGGGATGCCTTCTTTCCTTATCCCTTTTGTTATGGTACCTCTAGCTCTAAATGCAAGAATGGCAATAGCAGCAATATTTCCAGCAAGTCAGAAGAGTTCAAAAACTGCATCTTTGACATTCTCAGAG ATATATGGAGGAGTGATCATGAACAATATCATGGGCATGACAACACTTTTGGCAGCTGTGTTTATAAAGGACCTAAGATGGGATTATTCAGCAGAAGTGCTAATAGTTTTGGTGGTTTGCTCTGTAGTTGGACTTCTTGCATTTTTCACCACTACATATCCACTTTGGACTTGCCTCTTAGCATTTTCTCTATACCCTTTCTCTGTGTTGCTCTTTTACCTTCTTGAATGTGTATTTGGTTGGGCCTAA